The sequence below is a genomic window from Sinorhizobium terangae.
TGGTCGCGCCAGGATCCGTCGGGGCCACTGCGCCCAGGCAATGTGGTCAAGGCTGCCGAGCGGTTGAACAAGGAGCTCGAGGCCGAGGGCTCGCCCAAGCGCGTCGAGGTTGCCGTGCGCGAGAGCCCCGCTAAGGGTTTCGACGACGATGCACTGCAGCTTCTCAAGGTATTTGGCATCGGCGAGGGCCCCGATATCTTCATCGCAGCGCACGAATGGATCTGTGCCTTCCAGGAGGATGGCTTCGTTCTCAAGCTCGATGATTACATCGCGAAATACCCTCAGCACTTCGGCACGATCTTTCCGTCGCTCTGGTCATCGGCGAAATGTCCCGACGGCATTTATGCTATTCCGCAGGACGCCGAGGCGAGAATGTTCTTCTACAACAAGAAGCTCCTGCGCGAGGCCGGCTACGACGCTGCCTTCGTCGACGCCATGCCGGAGCGGGCGCTGTCGGGCGACCTGACGATGGACGAGGTGCTGGAGATCGCCAAGAAGGTCGTCGACAACACGAAGGCTCAGTACGGCGTGCTTCACCGGCCGAACAAGGGGCCGGACTACATCATGGTCTTCAACGCCTATGGCAACGACTTCGTCGATCCGGCAACCGGCAAGCTGCTCCTCGAGCGCGACAAGCTTGCTGCCGCCTTCGGCTGGTTCGAGCGCGGGGTGAAGGAAAAGGTCATCCCGGCCAACAATACGGCGATGGAGTTCGACGCGCTGCGCAAGGAATTCTACACCGGCAACGCCGCATTCTGGATGTACGGCATCTGGGACCTCGGCAGCGTCGCGTTCCCGACCTACGGGTTGCCGCAGGACGAGAAGGCATTCTTCGCGGATTGGGGCTGGATCACCGGTCCGGCACCCCAGAAGGGCGGCGCGCCGGTCAGTCTGACGCACCCGATCGTCTATGCGATCGCGGCCGACACAAAGGAGCCGGAACTCGCCGTCCGCCTGCTTGGCCACGCTTCAGCGGTCGATCTCAACACCGATCATGCGGTCACAACGACGCATCTCGGCATCAAACCCGAGCAACTCGAGGACCCGCGCTATGCCAAGGCCTGGCCGCTCGCCAGGGCAACGGAACTGCTCAAGATCACCAAGTTCCTGCCCAACAACTCGCAGTTTGGCGAGCTTAACGGCATCATCTTTGCCGGAATTCAAGGCATAGAGTCCGGGCGGCTGTCGGCTGAGCAAGCGGCCGATTTCGTCATCGAAGAGGCATCGGCGACCCTCGAAGACGTGACCGTCAAATAGGTCCGGGCGGTCTCGTCGGCACGGCGCACGGGTCGACGGTTGCGAGACGGCCTCCGTGCGGGACAAACGATGACGACGATAAGAGATGAACTCACGATCGAGCGACGCGGCCGTGCGGGATCGGCGGTCCGCAGGCGCACGAACTTCGTGCTCTTTCTCGGTCCCGCGATCGTCCTCACAGTCCTCTTCTTTCTCGTCCCAGTGATCATCGACATCACTGTGTCGTTCACCGACCTCAGCCGCTCGCTCCGCATCAGCGAGTTCACCATGGAGCAGTACGAGAAGGTTTTTAGAACCGATCGCCGCTTGTCACAGGTCATCGGACTAACGTTCGTCTATGTCTTCGGCACGCTGGCGATCTTCAACGTGACCTTTGGCCTGATCCTCGCCATCACCACCACCGCGATCAGGAATATTTCCGGCAGTTTCTTCCGAGGTGTGTGGCTGCTGCCGCGGATGAGCCCGTCGGTCCTCTACATCCTACTCTGGCTGTGGGCGGTGAGCCCCACCGAAGCCGGCCTCGTAAACCAGGTGCTCATGCAGGCGTTCGGCCTCGACGCGCCGCTCGACCTTCTGACCTCGGCGCCGATTGCGCTCATCATCATCTCGAACGGCTTCATCGGCGCTTCGATGGGCATGATCATATTCACCGCCGCGATCCGCGGAATCCCCGAGCACCTGTTCCACGCCGCGGCGGTGGACGGCGCCGGAACGTTCGCAAGGGTCCGCTTCATCACCCTGCCGGCGTTGCGTTGGCCGATCAGCTTCGTCACGATCTATCAAACGCTCTCGCTGCTGGTCAGCTTCGAATACATCCTGCTGCTCACCAAGGGCGGTCCATTTTACGACACCACTGTCTATGCGCTCTACGTGTACCGTCGCGCCTTCGAGAGCGGCCAATACGGCTACGGAGCCGCGCTGGCGCTCTTTCTCATCGTGATTGGCGTCGTCGTCGCGCTCATAGGCTGGCGCTTCTTCGACATGGAGCGCCTGCTGCAGCGGCCGCGTATCGAGGTGCATTGAGATGGCGGCGCAAGCAGCGATCGATTGGGATGCATTGGCCGCGCGGGCGCGGACCGCCCGACGCACCAAGGCGGTCGTCCTCTATGCCTTCCTGATCGCCGTGTCCCTGCCGATCATCCTCCCCTATTTCTGGCTCGTCACCATCGCCTTCTCGGCCAAAACCGGCGTCGCCGACACGGCGGTTCTGTGGCGCTCGATGGCCGTGGTCATTCCCGCCGTCGTCGCCTTCTGGCTCACGGCCGCGCTCGCGCAAAGCCGGCGCCAGTTGTGGGTCGGCCTTGCCGCAGTCGCGGCAATCGCTATCGTCGCCTTCGCCCTGCTGGTCGGCCCCGACCTCCACCTCGGGAATTTCATCTTCCTGTGGGAACCGGACTTCGCTTCGGTCGTGCGGTCGCGGATCGGGGAAGTCAAAGGAGCGGTCCAGTTTCCCAACGTCTGGCATGCCTTCGGCAACTCGATCCTGATCGCCGGCGCGCAGACGACAATCGTCGTTACCGTCGCCTCGTTGGCAGCCTACTACTTGTCGCGCTTTCAGTTCCCCGGCCGCTCCTCGATGCTGCGCTCGCTCCTGGTGCTCCACGCATTCCCCGTGCTAACGCTGATCGTACCGATGTTCCTGATGCTTTACTGGATCGGGCTCCTCGACACGCTTTCCGGCGTCATAATTGTGCTTGTCGCATTCGAGCTGCCATTTGCGATTTTCATCATGAAGGGCTTCTTCGACGCCGTGCCGTGGGACATCGAGATGAGCGCGCTGACCGACGGCGCGTCACGGCGGCAGGCATTTGTGAGCGTGGTGCTGCCGCAGGTGAGGAACGGTATCCTTGCTATCGCAGTCTTCACCTTCATCCGCGGGTGGGAAGAGTACATCTTCGTGTTCACGTTCCTGATCAGGAACAGCAATTGGACGATGAGCCTTTACATGTACTGGGTGCGCGATGATGTCATGGGCGTCGACTATGGCGTCGTCTCTGCGGTCGGCGTCTTCTACCTTGTCCCGAGTCTCATCCTTTATATGGCCGCGCAGCGCTATCTCATGCAGATG
It includes:
- a CDS encoding carbohydrate ABC transporter permease encodes the protein MAAQAAIDWDALAARARTARRTKAVVLYAFLIAVSLPIILPYFWLVTIAFSAKTGVADTAVLWRSMAVVIPAVVAFWLTAALAQSRRQLWVGLAAVAAIAIVAFALLVGPDLHLGNFIFLWEPDFASVVRSRIGEVKGAVQFPNVWHAFGNSILIAGAQTTIVVTVASLAAYYLSRFQFPGRSSMLRSLLVLHAFPVLTLIVPMFLMLYWIGLLDTLSGVIIVLVAFELPFAIFIMKGFFDAVPWDIEMSALTDGASRRQAFVSVVLPQVRNGILAIAVFTFIRGWEEYIFVFTFLIRNSNWTMSLYMYWVRDDVMGVDYGVVSAVGVFYLVPSLILYMAAQRYLMQMSIGGVKG
- a CDS encoding ABC transporter substrate-binding protein, which gives rise to MIHWRIGTAALLSAALAAGSAAFLAATPLLAQETVKLELWSRQDPSGPLRPGNVVKAAERLNKELEAEGSPKRVEVAVRESPAKGFDDDALQLLKVFGIGEGPDIFIAAHEWICAFQEDGFVLKLDDYIAKYPQHFGTIFPSLWSSAKCPDGIYAIPQDAEARMFFYNKKLLREAGYDAAFVDAMPERALSGDLTMDEVLEIAKKVVDNTKAQYGVLHRPNKGPDYIMVFNAYGNDFVDPATGKLLLERDKLAAAFGWFERGVKEKVIPANNTAMEFDALRKEFYTGNAAFWMYGIWDLGSVAFPTYGLPQDEKAFFADWGWITGPAPQKGGAPVSLTHPIVYAIAADTKEPELAVRLLGHASAVDLNTDHAVTTTHLGIKPEQLEDPRYAKAWPLARATELLKITKFLPNNSQFGELNGIIFAGIQGIESGRLSAEQAADFVIEEASATLEDVTVK
- a CDS encoding carbohydrate ABC transporter permease codes for the protein MTTIRDELTIERRGRAGSAVRRRTNFVLFLGPAIVLTVLFFLVPVIIDITVSFTDLSRSLRISEFTMEQYEKVFRTDRRLSQVIGLTFVYVFGTLAIFNVTFGLILAITTTAIRNISGSFFRGVWLLPRMSPSVLYILLWLWAVSPTEAGLVNQVLMQAFGLDAPLDLLTSAPIALIIISNGFIGASMGMIIFTAAIRGIPEHLFHAAAVDGAGTFARVRFITLPALRWPISFVTIYQTLSLLVSFEYILLLTKGGPFYDTTVYALYVYRRAFESGQYGYGAALALFLIVIGVVVALIGWRFFDMERLLQRPRIEVH